The proteins below are encoded in one region of Triticum aestivum cultivar Chinese Spring chromosome 1B, IWGSC CS RefSeq v2.1, whole genome shotgun sequence:
- the LOC123079467 gene encoding uncharacterized protein — MVESNDGGGAGRSAVISEPAFSPKTLPFLTPKCRPRSRSRSPPPEAVARSPRLGSPSRSSSPGCSTAPLALSRHRHDIYRQGVFLGSGGVARPFLCKPKDGLRKEKDARVMEFNAVINRLLSKVPESRRRRKLYIRTLAVVPLTEDCGLNMMDGLGIAGRVSCF; from the exons ATGGTGGAATCAAACGACGGTGGTGGTGCGGGGAGAAGTGCTGTGATATCCGAGCCAGCCTTCTCCCCGAAAACCCTCCCTTTTCTAACCCCAAAATGTCGACCGCGCTCGCGCTCGCGCTCACCCCCGCCTGAAGCTGTCGCCCGCTCACCTCGCCTCGGCTCGCCGTCGCGATCCTCCTCTCCCGGCTGTTCCACGGCGCCTCTTGCTCTCTCCCGGCATCGACACGACATCTACCGGCAG GGCGTGTTCCTCGGAAGCGGTGGAGTTGCCCGCCCCTTTTTATGCAAACCGAAGGATGGTCTCAGGAAGGAGAAGGATGCACGCGTGATGGAGTTCAACGCCGTGATCAACCGTCTCCTCTCCAAAGTTCCTGAGAGCCGCCGCAGGAGAAAGCTCTACATCAGAACCTTGGCGGTGGTTCCACTCACAGAAGACTGCGGACTG AACATGATGGACGGTTTGGGCATCGCTGGGAGGGTGTCGTGTTTCTGA